tttgtatgtggctgctatgaaagtaaaccgtgtttgcgtgtgatcaggggcgtattcattctgccgattctgttgaaaaacgtatctcaaatggaacaaaacggggataaacatacctgaatttgtacAATAGAAACTTTTGTTTGGAACTGTtgggactaatgattacaccctagatcagctagatactggcaagagtgtgcaaggcagtattgaatgtgtcaatgtctgtcaccttcATTACTCAAAAATAAATGGACCTGTGCACCTATGTTGTACATTTTCAtccataggctaggttgtagcaacctcatgatgggtatagggaaaattggagtatcatgtagtagcctaaacttaTCGATGTTAcactgagctgggtgaatggaatatgaatgatagtcatccaatatgctgtaataaggccatgctcataaaacaaAAATGTCCTCCCCCATCTTAAATGGCCCCGACCGCCACTGTTCTGAAGGCACAGTACAACAGCACAGAGACAGCATAGGTGCAGCATAGTAAATGAAGAAATCCTGTTGAATGATGTAATGTGGTGTTGTCTTATGGTCTTGTACAACACAAAGTTATGGTCAGCAATGGCAGTTTACTCAGAACTCTCCCTCAGACCAAATGAAAAGGGAAATGAGaaggaatgagagatggagaacaAGACGGAACTACTTCTGAGAAACCCTCAGCGGGATGGAGATGACTGGcaaaaggaaagaaagagagagagagacaaagagaggaggggaaacatACCTGTTGCTGTGCTTGGCTTTAtctctctccttgtctttctTGTGTTCTTTGCGCCTGTGTTCTTTGTGCTTGTCCTTGTGTTTGTGAGTGTCTGGGACAAAGTTAGAGATTGACTTGTTTAGTAGAGATCCCGCAGACAATAGGAACTGTAACAGCACAGTGTAATCTGAGCATTTTGTGGCCCTCGGTGGCACAGTGTATGGATAAGCTAATGTCTTCAGCGTCACATAGTAATGAATACAAACTGCAGGTTCAACAAATAGAATCACTTCTCATACCGCAAGGGTGTTCAATATTAAACATCGAACAGACCCTAACCCAGCCTCTTTAGTGCCAGATTTTCTTTCAAATTAGTTGGCTGGATTATTAAGTTACTGTGTAGTTACTTTGTAATTACACCACAATTAAAAGCTTAAACGGTATCGTACCATTTAATGTGAAGTATGACTTGTAAAATCAAGTACGGAAACAGAACTGGGTAATTGAAAGTCAAAACCACCCTTGCATATCTATCCCTACCTGTCTAAACTCAAAATTAGATTCCAGGGGGAGTGTCAAAGAGAAAAAAAGTGGGTCCAGGAGAGTGGGGATAGGAGGGAGGTTCAGACATCTAGGTGGGTCTACTTTCCTACAATGGAGGCTGCATATCTCTGTTATTAGACCAAAACATGAGAGATCCATACTGCTGCTGCCCTGTCTCAACACGCACCCCAAACATCTAGACCTGAACCACCCGCACACACATGCCTGCATGTTCTCTGTTGATAGTAACATCACAAATGGCTGGGTCTTGTGAGACACACGTTGAACTCACATGTAACCCTAGACCTAAGGTCAGTGGTGTAGGGGAGGGTAAACGCACACAACGTTGTTTACACACCTTTTTTTCTATTTTGGGTGAGCGTTTACACACctcttgcagaaaaatgtattgaAAGTATAGGGAGCGTTACTTCTGTTAATCCAGTCTTGCAATCAGCATTTTACCCACCATTTTTTTCCCACTACATCACTGTCAAAGGTAAACAGGCGACCCAGGGCAAAcaggcgacccagggaccccaaTCATATGTCTTATCATGAAGTAAATTCTAATGGCAAGAAGAAATTGAAAATGTACAATTAAAAGTTTTTAATTGTTTTGACCTTCCCACATTataattggaagaggaagtgtacAAGTCAAGAAAGTTTACCAGCAGCCAGTGGCACTTTTCAAGGCGGGTGCTTTTTCAAAGCCTATGTCAGATACTCCAGTGTGTGTAATTAGGTCAATATTAGGAGTAGAGAAACAAAAGTTGACATAAGAAATAATATATTCTCCTCTTTTCTACTGTAGGTTtgtaattcaaaatgtatttattctgTTGTTGCAAGCGATATTCatgaacattttttttaaaaacaattatTTTCGCAGACCCTCTGCAGTACCATGGCGAACTCCTAGGGGTTCGCAGACCCCAGGTTGAATACCCCTGTCTTAAATGATAGGATACCCTTTTCCTCTAGTGGTGCACAATAGTCTGTGTCGCTGGTGAGAAGTAGTGAACTAGATTAAGGATAACAGGTTATAATTTGAGACAGTCTATGATTCCTCAATAAATTAAATTTGGGCCATCTCCTTTGGGTGAgtgtcattttttttaaaatccccCCTGAACAAAAGTGGGAAAAACTTCCAATTAGTGGTGGCTTTGTCACAGGGTGGGCCCATATAACTGTCAGTCTTGAGCTTGAACGTCACCTTGTGGCGTCCCTCTGTCATGGCAGTTAAATAACGGGTAGGGGGTTATTGTCATAGGAAACAATAATATGCTCCCACTATTATATCTCTGTCCCATTTCCATGACTGTTTAATTATAAAACTAATGAAATGTTGAGTTGTCAAAGGTGTGTGCACTTGATTCCCCCTTCCCCCCTTTTTAAATACatgttattacagtattattGTGCTGGCAGAATTCCAGTATAATTTCTAAAAACCATGCCCAAAGTTGACTAACAAATGCAACAAGCTATAACAACATTTAAAACATATTTGTAATAAAGCAACTATCTTTGACAGATGAAATGTGGCAGTAATGTCTGCAGCGATTGTACCAGGAGCCATGGGGTGGGAGAGGCCGATGAACTCCCAGCTCTAGCCTCCATATCACGGCCAACTGTTCTATCAGTGCTCGGCGCACTGGCTGCTAGACAGAGAAAAAGAAAATGGCGCAGAGACTAAGTCCTAAACCCCCATTTCACTACTTTCGGCTCAAAAATTATACATTGTTGCACCACAACATAAACAAACAATGGTCTATTTGAGAAACACGGTGTAAAGCGCTGCCAGAATTTCCCCTCAGATCGCAATATTATATACCGAAAGGGTAATTTAGAGGCCCTCTTTTTGAACAATAGACAcaagagagtggaggagaagggACTTAGTCTCTGGGACGCCATTTCTGTCCTTTAAAAACTAACAGGAGTAGACGAATGAAGATTGGGACTTGATCACAAGCAAAACCATGATCAATATTTTTTTTGACGTTAAAATCAACTTACCATTGGCTCGAGACCCAGAATTGACCTGCaaaattttaaaaatatattaaattaATGTTTATATTTTCTGAATGCCGGTAGAAAGGAGAATGTATAGTTTCATACAGGAAAATGAGAAATTCTACACAAAGCCCAGCGATTACTTGTATTATTTATAACAAAGTTGCTACTTGAAAGACAACTAATGCAACTTGTTAACATTGCATGAATACAATCGATAGGCTATCACATTAAATGTAATTGTATCATTATCTAGTAAACCAAACCAACTGTCACATAATGCAAATAACCAGCTACCTACATCTCGTTCAGCATAATAACACTACCTGCGAGTCTCGTTCACCGTGATCCCCGCTCATTGTCTTGTAAAGCCAAATGCACAAGTCAGAGATGCCCAAGGTAAGAAGATGAGGTTGACAGAGTAGTCTGGATACTGTGGAATGGAGTCGTTGCGCACTGGGCTAAGTCCGAATTCTCTGCAACTGCGCATGCTCGAATTTAAATAATGAAAAAGAAATGTCTACTGTCCTGCATGGTTCCTCCCTACAATAGTTAAAGTTCCCTTATTTGTCGTAAAATCTCTCTATGATAGATTAACAGTAGGATATAGAATATAGAAAATACTCCATTGTTAAACTGCACTTTTAAAAAAGGGGACAGCACTCAGTCCTAACAAAATATTGTAAAATGAAACAATTCATGCAGCCATGTCAGCCACTTATGTGTGAACTTCTTTCACAGAATGTCAGTTCAACACATTAAAACAGGACAATTAAGTAGCAGAACACTTTATTAAGTTTCACAACATAATTATACAATTGAGACACCTTCAATTATCAGTCTTCACATGATTAATCCAGCATAATTGTTTAAAAACTAAACACAttcacgcacgcacaaacacacactagctaCAACCTCACATGATAGCTGGGACAAAACATCAACATAATTCTTTTAAAAACAATTATCTGTACATTGTTATTTTCTCCATTGTGAATTCATAATCTGGGAGAAAATAAAGTCATTGAATGATTGAcagaaaaacacatttacagtTCACAGGGTTTCACTACTGTGGTCACTTGGACTTCCTTCTCTTAGCCTGGGTAGGACTGGCACCGGTTTCTGAAAGGAcacaggaaagagagggggacaaGTTTGATGAGACAAAGAACTTTAAAATAACAATTTAAGCTATGCAAGAGTAagttgtgtgagagagtgtgtgccctcagtgggaagtgtgtgtactgtacacatGTGCCTGTGTGTACCTTTAGCAGCAACCACAGTGCTGGCTCCAGGCCTGGCTGGTCTCTTCCTCTGTGCGCTGTCTGCCACCgtttcctcctccacctccttttcaGCCCGCGAGCTCCGTCTGCTGGGACCTTTCGGCTTCTCCACGGCAGCCCTGATAGATTCCCAACAGAAAGCAGaacaggggagaaagagaaaagcaGGAGAGGTCATTTACAGAGATAATAATATAAATAGTAACTCTACAGTAGCTACTCAGTGAAAGTTCAGTTGGGAAAACCGCTTCGGGAATGGGCTGTTTTTCCTCGTCTACCACAGATACTGTCGCCCGTCTTCACCCCAAATAGTATCCGATAGATAACAAAATGGTGAACACGACAGGGCTGCTGCGTGTATCCTGACAGTACTCACACATGTAAATACATACCTTGGGACTAAGTTGACAGGAGTCTTTCTTTTCTTTGCCCATCTGTGATAGAAGTGATAGAAGAGGTAAACCCTAACTGTGACGATGCTGAACAAACATGGTTTTAGTTCGCCAAAATACGCTTAATGATAATAATTATCGCCAGAAAATATAAATCAGATATGGCCATATTCATATTGTAGACAAGATTTTATGGAGTGGTAGTGCTTGAGTTGTCTTTTGACATGCATTAAGTTTGGATATAGTTTGCATGCTAAGCATACATACCAAGTGCTGAGGCCACGTGGCTCATTGGGTTTCGCCATGTACCCCCCCTGCCCTGGCCAACCAAATAAACTCCCTGAGTTTCAGTAGAGTTACAAATGTCTAAGCATTTCTGTTTACAAACATGGCACTTACAGCAGACTAGGCCAAGTActaaatactgatgttaaccttaaAGGCAATGGAATATCCCAATCACCCCTGGCATGAAAAGTATTTGTTTATTAAAAAGAACAGGGTTTCATTTTGTTCATTTGAAATCTGTTTTGACAACCTCACCCTTGCTCAGTTACTGTGGCAACTTCTGCTgtagagggaaaaaaacaaaaaaaaaggttaCTAAATATCACAGCAAAGGGCATATTATGTTCACAGCATTTAGCAGTCGGGCACCAACGCTGTCAAATCGTGGcagccccccaaaaatgtactAATGTTTTATAGGGGGGGTATGTGGAAAAGATAATGGAGCAATATTTTTAAACaagatcatctttgagaactaatAATCACCCCCCCCAAAACATTGACAGTCAGGGAGAAGCTTAAATTCCCAAAATGTCATGGCATTGACTTTGTTATAATGCTCGAGTCACTTAGATAACATAAGAACAAGGCTTCagccatggtaaaatgtgtataattgtaggaaattagctttaaaaacaGTGAAATGTCTCTGCGACCAAGAGAAGGGCCTATAAAAACCGCACCATTGGCAACGCCCAAACATATGGCACATGACATAGTTCagggagtggaatgttagctaaacagactggcaacCAGGCTAACACTGCTCTAGAATCTGTCCAAATAACCTTGTTCATTGTGATCTTAAAGGTAAAacggatcctagatcagcacagcCTGCATGAATAACTTGCTCTATTACTTGCTCTAATGCATTTACATGTTATGGTTCCCTCACAATATATCACAATCTTAGCTTACGTTATGGATGTTCCCATCTGTCCTCTTAACAATATGCCATATCATGTCATTACCATGGCTGGAGCATTAACCACTTTGTTACAGATAAGTTAGTGTGACAGTACTTACCCGTCTTCTCCGTAGCAGCAGGCTCCTCTTGCTGTAGAGGTTCAGGTTGGACTGACACTGGGAGAAAGGACATGGTGGAGATTATTATTATCAGTCAAAGTTTGACATGTGGGGGATAAGTCACTCAATCATTGACTGATTTATCGATCAATATGTACCTGGGGTGTTGCCTGCAGGTGCTGGGGGCTCTAgtggggctggctggctgggaggCTCCATGGCTATGGGGGCAGGCTGAGCCCCAGTAGGGGTAGGGGCCACTAGGGAGGATATGGCTGGGGAGTCACCGGGGGGGTTGGAGGGTCCAGGGACACCAGCAACAGGAGAGGTGGATGGGGATGGACTTGGGACTGAGGCTGAAGAAGGAGCAGGGGTAGGAACAGGGGCAGTATTAGGGGTTCGGGTGGGGACAGGGACTGACactgggggaggggtggtagtagTAGAGGCAGGAAGACAGGACTGGGCTGGTGCAGTAGGTTGCGCAAGGACAGGAGTTGGCGCTGATACTGGAGGAGGAGTGGTGACTTTCAGAGGAACAGCAGCAGCTGTGGTCCGAGTCTGTGCTCCAGACACTGTGGTCCGAGTCTGTGCTCCAGACACTGTGGTCCGAGTCTGTGCTCCAGACACTGTGGTCCGAGTCTGTGCTCCAGACACTGTGGTCCGAGTCTGTGCTCCAGACACTGTGGTCCGAGTCTGGATGACAGATGCAGGGGTTGGAGGGAAGGCATGAGGGGGCACAGCCCAGTTCGGCCCCCTCTGGGGCTGGGAAGTCCCCTCTAAAGGTTGGGCAGCCCGTGCTTCAGCAACCTGCTGGTAATCTGGTCGATTACCCACTGGTGGTGCAGAGCCAGGAGCCTGGGCAGGCTTTCCCTGGGCAGGCAAGAGGGGGGGCATAGGGCTCTTCCGGGTGCTGGCTGGGGCACCAGGACTGGAGCATGGAGGAGGGGACGCAAGGGGCTGTTGGACGGAAGACGAGGCAAACGCCAAGGCTGTGGGAGAGAGGCTGGGATGGGGGGATGGCTGCCCAACAGGTGGGCTCAATTTCTGGCCAGGGGGCGCCTCACCTGGGGTTTCCGACTTGGGAGTGCCAGGGCTTTGCTGCGGAGGACGAGGCAGAGTACTAACAGGGACAGGGGAAGCACGTCTAGTGGCCATCTGGACCTGCCCAACTAGCGTTCGGGCAGGCTGGTAGCTAGCCacactgaccacagcagcctgagTCGAGGCCGGGGCTTGGGCCTGGGTTGGAGCAGCAGTGAGCTGGATGTTAGTGGTAGACACCTGTATGGGCTTTACCATGGTGACTGGCTGGGACACTACCGTGGCGTTGGGGGCCACAGACACTGTAGGGACCTGGAAGATGGGGGTACCGGTGTTAAACACAGGAGTGGTGATAAACTGGGGGTGGGGACCACGGGTCTGCTGGCTGGACTGCTGGGGTCTGATGTTCTTTTTGGGCATTGCCACCATAGCTGAGATGATGGCTGGGGGGGCCTGGGGGGTGGGAGCAGGGGTGTAACTGATCTGGTTGGGGGAGATGGTGGCGGATGATGCAGGGATCTGCAGGACAGTGGGGACATTGGTCGAGGGTTTAGGGCTGGGGGTTGGTTTGGGGCCAACggcagggtttgggttaggtttgggGCTTGGTTTGGGGCTAATggcagggtttgggttaggtttgggGCTTGGTTTGGGACTAATggcagggtttgggttaggtttgggGCTGGAGGTAATGCTGGGGATGGGACTACTGTGACTGATGCTGGCGCCCACACTGACGCTAAGACTAGGAGTAGGGTTTAGAGTAGGGCCGTGGGTAATGGTAGGGTTTAAGTTAGGGCTAGTGGTGCTAGGCTTGACGCTGGGGCTAGAGTTAGAGTTTAGGTTGGGGCTGTCCGTTGGGTTAAGATTGGGGCTAGGGCCAGGATTAGCATTCAGATTGGTATTTGCATTGCGCTGCAGGTTAGGACTACCGACTGGATTTGGGAGTTTTGGGCTGGGGGTTGAGCTAGGCTTGGGTTTCGCTTCTGGCTCGttcacagcagcagtagtagcaacaGTGGTAGCCCCCACATTCGAGCTCTGAAAAACACTGGATGGGTTCTCTGAAACTATAGAGGCTTTAGAGCTCTCCTTGCAGGCAGCATCCCCATCTGGAGCACTCAGAGTGGGCCTGGGAGGCACGCTGGGGGTGGCTGCGTTATCCAGCAGCTGGTTGAGGGAGGAAGGCGCATccctgagagaaggagaggcatcAGATCCAGACACCTGCTGAGGAGTGCTCTGTACAGGCTGCCGCTCCACTATCACCActgtctgctccagcccagctTTAGCCTCCTGAGGAGTGGCTACACGGGGGCTAGCCATCCGTGGGGCGGAGAGCTCCCTCAGAGGCTGGGGCATCTGCCGGTGCTCTACACCTGCCATTCCCTGCCCTTCCCTGGGCATCTCAGCAGGGTTACCCTGCATCACCTGGAAGGGGGTCTGGATCTGCTGGGGCTCTAGGCCCATCCCTGCCGCTGGTGGGAGAGTGACTGGGCTAGGAGGCACTGGGGTGGGACTCAGCATCATGGTATGTCCTGTCTGGGGGTTGACCATCTGTTGCTGGTGAGAAGGGGATGCAAGGGTGATTTTGGTCCACTTCTGCCTCCCTGAGCTGGGGTTAGTGACTTTGCGGCTGGAGGCAGGGCTGGATCTGCGGCCGTTACTGGGATTGGCCCTTTTAGCCTGACCTCCACCAGGCTGCTTGTCCGGTTTGCCCTGGCCCGAGTTGGCAGCTCCACTGCCTGTAGGGAAAGACTGCTGACCATTGTTAGAGTTACCTACACCACTTCCGTTGTTGCTGGGCAGAGTTAGGCTGGGAGGGGCCTGTCCTATGGCTTTGAGAGTGGTGGGGTTGAGCCCACCCTGCTGGTCAAAGCCCCGGCTAAGGTTGGGCTGCCTGGGGGGCAGAGGGATGTTGATCTTGGGGGGGAACAGGCCTGCGATGGAGGCATTCAGCCTCTCAGGGGAGAGGTTGATCTCAGAGGGCTCAGTGCTGGGAGGACGATTGGTTGGGGTGAGAGGATGGTGGTAGGGCCTGGGACTGGCTCGGTTGGGTGTTTTGGGCCTGGAGCTCTGGGAAGTTGTGGGGACATTAGGGAAGTGGAGGCCTGGCATGGGGCCACCCTGCTGGGGCTGAGGGGGCATCTGCTGCTGGGGGCTGGCTCCAGGGTGCTGGGACGAGGGGCCTGGGCCTTGCTTCATCATGTGGGCATTGGGGCCCTGGTTCACCACCATCTGTTGGGCCCCGTTACCAGGCGGCATCCCCATCTCCTGGCCCCCGGGTCTGTCTTGCAGGGAGTTGGCCGCTCCAGGAGCCTCCTCagccccagtaccctgccctgcctcGGGGTGAGACATCCTTCTGGCTGCCCCAGCCATCTACATAGGTAGAGCAAGAGAATACTTtatttatacacacacagaggaatTCATTATCCTACACAGACAAATTCAACAAGCATAGAACATTCACAAGACAATAACAATAAATATGATATATAAAAATGTCAAACATCCAGATAGTGTGTCCAACCTGTGGATTGACCATGAGGGGCATCCCTCTGGGTTTGTCTGGAGAGGGAGGCACTCCTCCGTGCCCCTGGAGGTTGATCATGACAGGCATGTTGCCCTGTTGGGAACCGGGTGTTCTCTGGGCCTCCCCGGGATTCAACATGCCCCTGGGGGGGTGCTGCCCGCCTGGAGGGAGGGGCATCCGGCTCTTAGCCTGCTCCTGCTGCATCTTCATGATCATCAGCATCTGCTGCTTTAACACAATAAACCAGTTATCTAGATGATCCATAGTCCAAATGGAAATGTGTCTTTTCACCATATACACAAATGCAAGGCTGAAAGCAACAAGTACACATTGGCAGTAGATTATacctgttgttgctgctgctgttgtagCTGATGAGGGTGCATCTGTGGCTGGACTTGAGTCGGACCCTGAGCTCCAGCCACCCCCTGCTGCTGTCCTGGAGGAACCTGCAGTCCCTGCATCTGCTGCAGTTGTTGCATTTGCTGTTGTTGCAGCTGTTGCATTTGCTGTTGTTGCATATGCTGCATTTgatgctgttgctgctgttgctgttgctgctgctgttgttgctgttgttgctgttgttgttgctgttgttgctgctgctgctgctgctgctgctgctgttgttgctgctgctgttgttgttgttgttgctgttgttgctgctgttgttgttgctgctgctgttgctgttgttgttgttgctgctgcatgAACTGCATGGGCACCTGCTGTAGGACTCTCTGGTCTCCAGGCTGACCTGGGAAACCTGACATGAGAGAAAAGGAGTGATCGAAAGCCAATCAACTATATAGAACAGTGTGAGTAAGCAAACCAAGAAGCATTCAAATTGCATACCTGCAGGCCTGTTGGTGAAGTCTGAGAGTTTGGGTCCGGAAGGGTCCATGCCCACTCCCTGTTCCCCACTCAGCCCTGGCAGCTCTGGGTCCTCCAGGCCAGCCCCCACATCCAGACCCCTGAGGAGAGAAGAATACCTCAATGACAAACCATGTCCAATAACAAATACCATGTGCAAATATATACTTAACagaaatataaaacgcaacaatttcaaagatttttgtgaattacagttcaaataaggaaataggccctaatctatggatttcacatatgCCCACCCACTGAGAGCCATGcacacccactggggagcaaggCCCTGCAAACAaagagtttttccccacaaaagggatttattacaaagaaaaataaatctaAAACCACATTggtggtggcttatggtagagatatgTACATTAAATTctatggcaacagctctagtggacattcttgcagtcagcatgccaattgcacgcttcctcaaaacttgagacaactatggcattgtgttgtgtggcaaaactgcacattttagagttgccttaTATTGTCCCCAGCAAAAGGTTGTACCTTTGTAATgatgatgctgtttaatcagcttcttgatatgccatacctgtcaggtggatggattatcttggtaaaggagaaatgctcactaacatgtatgtaaacaaatatgtacacaaaatttgagagaaatacgctttttgtgcggtatatatggaacatttctgagaacttttatttcagctcatgaaacatgagaccaacactttacatgttgcgtttatatttttgttcagtatagtttttaATTTCAATTAAATCCAGCTGCTTACCCTAGCCCCTCGA
This window of the Oncorhynchus clarkii lewisi isolate Uvic-CL-2024 chromosome 16, UVic_Ocla_1.0, whole genome shotgun sequence genome carries:
- the LOC139368876 gene encoding nuclear receptor coactivator 6 isoform X3, with amino-acid sequence MAHQHLPLELPQWTAVPDGDTESDSDRDSGVGEDAGSHRGNDISHRQDGVGERGGEGDFTIFVAFRGNMDDEDLQEKLDNILNGMPSMLELDSDRLQPQHVEPWNSVRVTFNIPREAAERLRLLAQNNQQQLRDLGILSVQIEGEGAINVAMGQNRGQEVRVNGPIGAPGQLRMDVGFPGQPGPGGMRMSNPSMVPPGPGMSGQAMVPSSSGQMHPRPPSQTDAMDPMMSLQQQQQLQHPQAGPHSQGPMPPQAGPHSQGPMPPQAAHHIQVMQAGRQLNPAALQQLQQAQQQAQLGGPRPPFNPSGQMPVPSGWNQLPSGVLQPPPAQGGPMGPAAWRKAPPQVQMGQRPPSLATVQTPSHPPPPYPFGSQQAGQVFNAMGQLQQQQQSGAGQFAAPQPKGPQGVLGGVAGLPRPHLPPSAGPQGNLTAKSPGSSSSPFQQGSPGTPPMMGQAQLGPRSMTPQGFPQGVGSPGRVVMGQQGNMQQGFIGMPQHGQPGPQVHQGGMGGMPKRLPMGFPSVSGNQNFAQGQVTSAPGTPGGGANPQPQSSQTMAHTGAQSSASTPNTMQGPSHSQPNVMGLHSGMAGQPQGTNSGPSMSQPQPGLQSQMMDLQGQPVSSSPSQMAQGGGQGQTVLSRPLNPGQRGGMTPPKQLMPQQGQGQMIGGPGHQAMLLQQQQQNSMMEQMQQMQGNKQAFGLKGQAGVMPGQMMRGPSPNVPGNMAQFQQPQVGQQQQQMTPQQQHQQQQQMAQLQQLQQLQLQQLQQQQQQQQMTQQPQQVPIGGNPNQAMGMQGQQMRLPSGHPLVQQQLQQQQQLQQKQAMLQQQQQHPHALGDPSGATGDMGGVQQMLPDMQVQQQGMMGIGVPQHMQVGNGHFPGHGMNFNPQFGGQMPMGGPCAQAGGFPVNKDVTLTSPLLVNLLQSDISASQFGPGGKQAAGGPGQAKPKKKKPPRKKKPKVGEGQQPVEGLGGLDVGAGLEDPELPGLSGEQGVGMDPSGPKLSDFTNRPAGFPGQPGDQRVLQQVPMQFMQQQQQQQQQQQQQQQQQQQQQQQQQQQQQQQQQQQQQQQQQQQQQQQQQQQQQQQQQQQQHQMQHMQQQQMQQLQQQQMQQLQQMQGLQVPPGQQQGVAGAQGPTQVQPQMHPHQLQQQQQQQQQMLMIMKMQQEQAKSRMPLPPGGQHPPRGMLNPGEAQRTPGSQQGNMPVMINLQGHGGVPPSPDKPRGMPLMVNPQMAGAARRMSHPEAGQGTGAEEAPGAANSLQDRPGGQEMGMPPGNGAQQMVVNQGPNAHMMKQGPGPSSQHPGASPQQQMPPQPQQGGPMPGLHFPNVPTTSQSSRPKTPNRASPRPYHHPLTPTNRPPSTEPSEINLSPERLNASIAGLFPPKINIPLPPRQPNLSRGFDQQGGLNPTTLKAIGQAPPSLTLPSNNGSGVGNSNNGQQSFPTGSGAANSGQGKPDKQPGGGQAKRANPSNGRRSSPASSRKVTNPSSGRQKWTKITLASPSHQQQMVNPQTGHTMMLSPTPVPPSPVTLPPAAGMGLEPQQIQTPFQVMQGNPAEMPREGQGMAGVEHRQMPQPLRELSAPRMASPRVATPQEAKAGLEQTVVIVERQPVQSTPQQVSGSDASPSLRDAPSSLNQLLDNAATPSVPPRPTLSAPDGDAACKESSKASIVSENPSSVFQSSNVGATTVATTAAVNEPEAKPKPSSTPSPKLPNPVGSPNLQRNANTNLNANPGPSPNLNPTDSPNLNSNSSPSVKPSTTSPNLNPTITHGPTLNPTPSLSVSVGASISHSSPIPSITSSPKPNPNPAISPKPSPKPNPNPAISPKPSPKPNPNPAVGPKPTPSPKPSTNVPTVLQIPASSATISPNQISYTPAPTPQAPPAIISAMVAMPKKNIRPQQSSQQTRGPHPQFITTPVFNTGTPIFQVPTVSVAPNATVVSQPVTMVKPIQVSTTNIQLTAAPTQAQAPASTQAAVVSVASYQPARTLVGQVQMATRRASPVPVSTLPRPPQQSPGTPKSETPGEAPPGQKLSPPVGQPSPHPSLSPTALAFASSSVQQPLASPPPCSSPGAPASTRKSPMPPLLPAQGKPAQAPGSAPPVGNRPDYQQVAEARAAQPLEGTSQPQRGPNWAVPPHAFPPTPASVIQTRTTVSGAQTRTTVSGAQTRTTVSGAQTRTTVSGAQTRTTVSGAQTRTTAAAVPLKVTTPPPVSAPTPVLAQPTAPAQSCLPASTTTTPPPVSVPVPTRTPNTAPVPTPAPSSASVPSPSPSTSPVAGVPGPSNPPGDSPAISSLVAPTPTGAQPAPIAMEPPSQPAPLEPPAPAGNTPVSVQPEPLQQEEPAATEKTEVATVTEQGWAKKRKTPVNLVPRAAVEKPKGPSRRSSRAEKEVEEETVADSAQRKRPARPGASTVVAAKETGASPTQAKRRKSK